The following is a genomic window from Rutidosis leptorrhynchoides isolate AG116_Rl617_1_P2 chromosome 8, CSIRO_AGI_Rlap_v1, whole genome shotgun sequence.
CACTTTCAACATGTGTTATCTACGTAAGTGCAAAGTAGATGATCAAACTCAGATCCTACCGATACAAGATTTGAGGGTTGATATGAACAAGAAACTGGTAGAAGAACCTGTCAGAATAGTGGATAAGAAGATCACCAAGTTGCATCACAAGCAGATAGTGATGGTTTTAATTGAATGGAAGCACATCTTAGGGTCTAATTTGACTTGGGAAACTGAAGAGCTGATAAGGGATCATTATCCTTACTTGTTTGACCATGACCAGATTTTGACGACATAATCTCCTTTAAGGGGGGTAGAGTTGTAACAACCTCAGAATTTGACCCTCGGTaaaatgaccattttacccttaTGTATGTTTGATTGTGATTTTATGCTTTTAAGTATTTGAGCATGTGATTAGATACatattgtgacaagggtcacagaacatgcgtCCTTTTGTAAACTGGACTTAGAATGAATAAGTTATGAGGGATATTGGGTTCAGATGACTGGTAAATGCCCGTGTGTTAGACGTAAGAGGTTTCCTCATAGTGAAGAAACCCCTAAATAAACATATACTCATGTACGTTCATTTTTATCCATTTTGGCTTATCAAGAACCCTAAAACATAAACTGCTTCTCTTAAACctaaaatcaactattgtgaattaaaGATTAAGACTCTGTGCTTCTGATTATACTAGTTTCAAGGATCAAAACAAGGTAAGCATCTTAAATTTTGGTTGAATCAAAATgggtttttattaagttttatgaaAAAGATGATCTAAGGCTTGATTCTAGCTTAGATGTGTTTGTTTTGATGAATAAGTGGTTGTAATAGCTTACATATGTGTTATATGGTATTATTGAGAATTTGGATCGACCAAAACAAATAGAAATCGAGTTATGGGTGTAAAAAACACAAAATCGGCGAACTAGTGCTGTTTTTCAGCTCCTATACGTTTGACAACTTAATCGTACTAGTGACCGTATTTAATGaccctcaaccgtacgagtgaccaTACTTAATGACATTTCCATACTGAATGACCCTCAACCGTATGAGTGACCGTACTTAATGACCCTTTACCTTAGTCGTAAAATTTATAGCTTTCATTTTAGCCAAGTGTACAAAAAATATGATGGTTTAATAAAGGATCCTTTTAATGATTTAATTAGGTTATCATGGCCATTAATATATTTGATTATTAGGACCCTTTATTTTAGTCGTAAAAATTATAGTTTTCATTTTTAGTCAAGTGTACAGAAAATAGGACTGTTTAATAGAGGGTCCTTTTAACCAATTCATCAGGTTATAAGTTAGTTGATTCAAGCCTGTGTTGCTTGATTACAACTAGTGTAAAAATACAATGTTACAGTGTTGCATACATACGATATTGGTGTATTGTTACATAAACAagtgtcaaacttttgttaaaataACCAGTGCAGCTAAACTGCTTATTTACTTTATCGTAGTTACACTGATGAGAGGATTCAACATAATGTCAAACTTGTGTATTCATTTAATTGGTTAGTTGTTTTTAGAAGCATATACCATTAGTCACTTTATTGGTCACTTGTATAGACGAGATATTGTGACACTCATACATCATCACAAACGGCCAAACAATTACAGTCAGATTAAATAACACAATTGTTGAATGAACTTATAATTCAAAACGATCCAACTTCAAAAGTAACAAACAAAAACATAGACAACTTGCAAGAAACACCAGAATAAATAAAGGATCATCTAATGAAacaaaaaataacaaataaaagcaATCCAACTAACAACGAAAATCTTCTTCAACATTAGCAATTCAGCATCTTTTTCTTTGATACTTTCTTCCAGCTTGTAATTGTTTCGGTGCAATCCAGGAATTATCTCACTTGCTTTCGAAAGCTGACATCACAAACAATTCTGAAGCTGTAAAACAACTTGTAAGTTACATAATTACAAAACTGAATGTGCTGGCAGAATGATAACTATGTTTGCTTAAATGTAATCATTATTTTATGGCCTCTCTACGCGTGGTTTACCGTGGGGATTTAATGTTTATTTTTCTATTTACAGGAACAAATGAAAGAACTTTCCAAGGAATTACCAGAAGGTTCACTCGATGAGCCTGGACCAGATGATATCTATGCACAAGTTAGGGGTACAGCTAAACATGGACAAGCAGAAATGTATGGTCTCGGTGTTCGTGTATCAGATGTTTGG
Proteins encoded in this region:
- the LOC139863450 gene encoding uncharacterized protein; the encoded protein is MKRHVAHFVEKCHICAQVKAEHQKPYGALRQLKISLLKWEHIMMDLIEIPGLYLTFGRVYKNNWAHVLISCKVDDQTQILPIQDLRVDMNKKLVEEPVRIVDKKITKLHHKQIVMVLIEWKHILGSNLTWETEELIRDHYPYLFDHDQILTT